A single window of Oncorhynchus keta strain PuntledgeMale-10-30-2019 chromosome 34, Oket_V2, whole genome shotgun sequence DNA harbors:
- the LOC118367560 gene encoding death-associated protein kinase 2-like, whose amino-acid sequence MAQIKLQNVEDYYEIGEVLGSGHFGQVRAVLERASGVRWAGKFLKLRRSASSRLGLERKSVEREVEILQSLQHANVMALRDVFESRAEVVLIVELISGGELFDFIAEKESLSEEEAIEFLKQILKGVGFMHTKNIAHFDLKPENIMLADKMMPHPHIKIIDFGLAHRLKQGEEYRSLSGTPQYIAPEVINYEPLSEAADMWSIGVITYILLSGLSPFQGDNDEETLKNIVGMIYEFEEIYFNQTSAMAKDFIEKLLVKDPIERMTANECLVHPWIKPLTRKQAANRSRSSINMKSFKKFNAKRKWKMSFNMVWACNRLFRLQLQCKSRSQEDPELRQCESDQEDTETKPASLIRRRLSSNS is encoded by the exons ATGGCTCAGATTAAGCTGCAGAATGTGGAGGACTACTATGAGATTGGAGAGGTTCTTGGCAG TGGTCACTTTGGGCAAGTGCGTGCGGTGCTGGAGCGTGCATCCGGGGTCCGCTGGGCGGGGAAGTTCCTGAAGCTGCGTCGGAGCGCCAGTAGTCGCCTGGGCCTGGAGAGgaagagtgtggagagagaggtggagatactGCAGAGCTTGCAGCACGCCAACGTCATGGCCCTCAGGGACGTGTTTGAGAGTCGCGCTGAGGTGGTGCTCATCGTGGAGCT TATCAGTGGTGGGGAGCTGTTTGATTTCATAGCAGAGAAGGAGAGCTTGTCTGAGGAGGAGGCCATAGAGTTCCTGAAGCAGATCCTCAAGGGAGTTGGCTTTATGCACACGAAGAACATTGCCCACTTTGACCTCAAG CCAGAGAACATCATGCTGGCAGACAAGATGATGCCACACCCCCACATCAAGATCATTGACTTTGGACTGGCCCATCGCCTCAAACAGGGGGAGGAGTACAGGAGCCTCTCTGGGACCCCACAGTACATCG CCCCTGAGGTGATTAACTACGAACCCCTGAGCGAGGCAGCCGACATGTG GAGTATTGGTGTGATAACCTACATATT GTTGAGTGGTTTGTCCCCCTTTCAAGGAGATAATGATGAAGAGACACTAAAGAACATCGTGGGGATGATATATGAGTTTGAAGAGATCTATTTCAACCAGACCAGCGCCATGGCCAAAGACTTTATTGAGAAACTGCTGGTCAAAGACCCAAT agagagaatgacagcgAATGAATGTCTAGTACACCCTTGGATCAAG CCCCTAACGCGCAAACAGGCGGCTAACAGAAGTCGATCATCCATCAACATGAAAAGCTTCAAGAAGTTCAACGCCAAGAGGAAATGGAAG ATGTCGTTTAACATGGTGTGGGCGTGTAACAGATTATTTCGCCTGCAGTTGCAGTGTAAAAGCAGGTCACAGGAGGACCCGGAACTG AGACAGTGTGAGAGCGACCAGGAGGACACGGAGACCAAGCCTGCTTCTCTCATTCGCCGTAGACTCAGCAGCAATTCCTAA